The Brassica napus cultivar Da-Ae unplaced genomic scaffold, Da-Ae ScsIHWf_2504;HRSCAF=3237, whole genome shotgun sequence DNA segment AGGCTAGATCACAAGGCAACAAGAGTTGTCAAGCTTGAATGGGTCGATTGTCGCCACAAAGGGTTGCGGAAATATCCCTTTGATAAGACCAGAAGCCTGAGCTTATGTGAATCCACACAAAGACAGAGACCTACACTTGTATCCTAGAATGAATCCACAAACTAAGGAGACAAGCAAACGGACAAGAAATCTAAAGGAATCCACCTAAAGACTAattgaacaaaacaaagacaaactttgtaaactgaataatactttattaatttcGTGCAAGGGTGCTTTACAAATGAGACTTAGCTCAGTTTAAATAGAAAAGAACACAAATGCCTAAAGGAATAACTTGGAAAGAAATAATAAGtgaaaaactagccgttggactAAGTTGGTGCAGAATCTGTCCATGTATGGAAGTTTCTTCTCTCCTTGTATCTTGTGAGTTTGGGCAGAAATAAATGCATCCTTGGGATCGCCTTTGATGTCTGGATAGTCTCTAAGTCGTGCCTGAGAGAAGGGGGAAAGAGCCGTTGGTCTTCAATAACTCCAAGTGTGAATGCATCCATGTAAGGTAAGTTGAGAAATAAGGgattcatcttgatcatgtggcTGCTGGTGCATGGTAGAAACTCTCCCACTGCTCTTAGATGTAATGAATAATCTCCTGGTTTCCACACGTGAGTTTGAGTTGCACACTCCTTAAGCAAAGAattactttccttaattagaaccAATTCGGATGTAGTGTAGATAGTCTGACTTGTAACTGGCATATCTCCTAAACCATTACTCTTTTTGGTATGAAACCAATTCGCTGCGTGCTCTGGTTGAGTTGAGAAtctatagaaactggtttcacgGTTAAATTCCTTATGGTTGCAAAGATATCCTTCTTTGAGTGCACCTATGTCGCTGCTGGCTCCAATGTAGCTTGTATGGTTGATCTCATGAGTTGGTGGTCCAGCTACTGACTTTAGgtcctcatcattccctccctcttcaaaaggtttGTCCTCAAAACCAATTtacctgcaccaagatagagcaagttagGTTTCATTCTAATTTGGGAGGCTATGGTCTTACCCTGGTATATGCACGGTTTTGTGATGCATTGTCCAACTGGTGGTTCTTCTTTGATCAGTAGGGAAGCTATGCCCCCTTTCCATGGTCGGTCTATGATTTCCCTTGGAAGGATCATGGTCTCCTTTTCGAAATCTCCTATTTCACAATTGGTTTCTCCATTGACCACTGCTTGGGTGTAAGGTTGTGAGTTTGGTTCTGGATGCTTCTCCATTGTACCTATATCTGAATCATCACTTATGGGCAAGAGCAAGTGTTTCATACTTGAAGTGGAcgattcaaaaaaataatattgagtAAGATTTAGAGCTTCACTTACCTGGTTATCTTGCATTGATTCAGCTTTGGTATTTACTACCTCTAAAGCATGATCAGCTGGTGTAGAGGTCTCTAGGGTAGATTGCTCATTATTCTCTTGTTGTTTAGCTTCTGTACGTGTCTCCTCATTACCTAGACCTTCATCAACATTCTGGACAGAGTGCAAGTGCATCATACCAGTGTTTTGATAAGTAATATTATTCACTTTAAGTTCAGAAATCACCTTATCAAGTGTTGGACTTGATTGCGCAGCAAGGTTGGGTTCTTGTTCCTTGATTTCTATGTTAGTACCTGAAATACTTTCAACCTTTTGGGCGCTAGACAAGTGTGTTAAGACAGTCATGGAATTACTAGAAACAGAAGTAGATCTAGCTTTAATCAAGTTGATAAGATCATCAATATGTTTATCCATTCTAGAAAAGGAATCATCAATCTAGTATCGGAATCACTTACCTCcaagtttgtttcttttgctTCAGATAGTACTGACTTCACAACTGTTTTGTGGGACACTCCTTTGCTAGATGGCCCTTGCCTTGACACCTATAACAAATAACCTCAGATGGTTTTAAAGAGTTAGAGTGCTCACCTTGGTTTCGTTTGACTTGAGGTGGATGCACTGGCCTTTAACTTTGTCTTTGGGAAACAACTTCTCTCTGAACTGTGGGTTGCAAGACTTGGTGCTTTATTAATCTCCTTGTGGACACCTTCTGAATGTATTTTGCCTTCTTCACAAACTCACCATACATGAGCATCTTAACCTCTTTCCAAGTAAAAGCCGGATCATTGAAATAGATCCTATCAGCATCTAGCTGACTCCACCAATTGTATGCCTCTCCGGTTAAGGTATCCTTCGCATAAGTTAGCTTTAGCTTCTCTGGAATTCTCCAAGCTATAAACCATTGCTCCATGTCGTCCTCCCACCTTAGATATGCACTTGGTCCTTGCTTATGACCAGAAAAATGTATAGATGGTGCAGCCAAGCGATTCTGATAAAACTGATCTCCATTGTAGTTCCATGGCTTGCTGTGAGCATGTCTTGATAGACTCCCATGATAAGATCTTGATGGTGCAGCCACGGTGGTCTTTTCTCTTCTAGGACACGCTTGAGAATAATATTTCCCTTCAGAACTATCCTCATAGATGAGTTGGGATTTGGGACCATAGCAAGTTGAATACCGGTCCATTGATTCTGGTTCCACCTCTGGGTATTCTTGTTCATCGTTTGGG contains these protein-coding regions:
- the LOC125601283 gene encoding uncharacterized protein LOC125601283, with translation MEDYSEEEAEEYNTSEVDWGEEADQDCWDDGDDHTEGQWCADSVPEYVPNDEQEYPEVEPESMDRYSTCYGPKSQLIYEDSSEGKYYSQACPRREKTTVAAPSRSYHGSLSRHAHSKPWNYNGDQFYQNRLAAPSIHFSGHKQGPSAYLRWEDDMEQWFIAWRIPEKLKLTYAKDTLTGEAYNWWSQLDADRIYFNDPAFTWKEVKMLMYGEFVKKAKYIQKVSRQGPSSKGVSHKTVVKSVLSEAKETNLENVDEGLGNEETRTEAKQQENNEQSTLETSTPADHALEVVNTKAESMQDNQDKPFEEGGNDEDLKSVAGPPTHEINHTSYIGASSDIGALKEGYLCNHKEFNRETSFYRFSTQPEHAANWFHTKKSNGLGDMPVTSQTIYTTSELVLIKESNSLLKECATQTHVWKPGDYSLHLRAVGEFLPCTSSHMIKMNPLFLNLPYMDAFTLGVIEDQRLFPPSLRHDLETIQTSKAIPRMHLFLPKLTRYKERRNFHTWTDSAPT